One genomic region from Aliarcobacter cryaerophilus ATCC 43158 encodes:
- a CDS encoding replication-associated recombination protein A has protein sequence MIDLANKYRPTTLDSFVGQSHIISKDKTLYKLIKQKDIPHLFFYGKPGTGKTTLAKIIAREISSDYHYFNATTFKIEDLRKVFDRYKNSFIKPLIFIDEVHRLSKNQQEVLLPIMENYDATIIGASTENPFFTLTSAIRSRSFLYEFLPFTYNEMERILNIVLKDIDITLSNEAKEYLIYSSSGDARAMLTLLNFSYKVNQEITLSTLKELRANVIGDGVSSSSSHYDLASAMIKSLRGSNIDASLYYMARLIDGGESVDFITRRFVIFASEDIGNANPNALNLASSTMQACNKIGYPESRIILAQCAIYLASSPKSNSGYKAINKALEQIKNGKILDIPKHLDSQHIGYLYPHDFGGYVEQEYLKEDLKLYNSLDIGFEKTLSEWIKKIKNEK, from the coding sequence ATGATAGACTTAGCTAACAAATATAGACCAACAACTCTTGATAGTTTTGTTGGTCAATCTCATATTATAAGTAAAGACAAAACTCTTTATAAATTAATAAAACAAAAAGATATTCCTCATCTATTTTTTTATGGAAAACCTGGAACTGGAAAAACTACTTTAGCAAAAATTATAGCTCGTGAAATAAGTAGCGATTATCACTATTTTAATGCAACAACATTTAAAATTGAAGATTTAAGAAAGGTATTTGATAGATACAAAAATAGCTTTATTAAACCTTTAATATTTATAGATGAAGTTCATAGACTTTCAAAAAATCAACAAGAAGTTTTACTTCCAATTATGGAAAATTATGATGCTACAATTATTGGAGCAAGTACAGAAAATCCATTTTTCACTCTTACAAGTGCAATAAGATCAAGATCATTTTTATATGAATTTTTACCTTTTACGTATAATGAAATGGAGAGAATATTAAATATAGTTTTAAAAGATATTGATATAACTTTATCAAATGAAGCTAAAGAGTACTTGATTTACTCAAGTTCTGGAGATGCTAGAGCTATGCTTACTTTATTGAATTTTTCATATAAAGTAAATCAAGAGATTACACTATCTACTTTAAAAGAGTTAAGAGCAAATGTTATAGGAGATGGTGTTAGTTCTAGTAGTTCACACTATGATTTAGCAAGTGCTATGATTAAATCTTTAAGAGGTTCAAATATTGATGCTTCTTTATACTATATGGCAAGATTAATAGATGGTGGAGAGAGTGTGGATTTTATTACTAGAAGATTTGTAATATTTGCAAGTGAAGATATAGGAAATGCAAATCCAAATGCTTTAAATCTAGCAAGTAGTACAATGCAAGCTTGTAATAAAATAGGATACCCAGAATCAAGAATTATATTAGCTCAGTGTGCTATTTATTTAGCTTCAAGTCCAAAATCAAATAGTGGTTATAAAGCAATAAATAAAGCTCTTGAGCAGATAAAAAATGGCAAAATTCTTGATATTCCAAAACATTTAGATAGCCAACATATTGGTTATCTTTATCCCCATGATTTTGGTGGATATGTAGAACAAGAGTATTTAAAAGAGGATTTAAAGCTTTATAATTCTCTTGATATTGGATTTGAAAAAACTTTAAGTGAGTGGATTAAAAAAATTAAGAATGAAAAGTAA
- a CDS encoding pseudouridine synthase, which yields MKNETRKEQKKDIKKPEVRTRAVEELRLNKFISHNSSFSRREADALIAEGKVKVNNRVITDLATKVKVSDKVEIGKKIIKEDKERMYTVIVYNKPKGELVTKSDPQGRKTIYDGLESKYKHFMSVGRLDYASEGLLLLSDSVNVVNSLMHSNLERVYKVKVSGPISPKIEMAMQRGLEIDDATKGAYKKTKIKSMNFAPFLAYDIQTNGEKISKLKVVISEGKNRELRRFFGYFGLDVMDLKRVEYGGVSLNNLPTGKSRFLTKEEYKNLRIFLNEEDDRLS from the coding sequence ATGAAAAACGAAACAAGAAAAGAACAAAAAAAAGATATAAAAAAGCCAGAAGTAAGAACAAGAGCAGTTGAAGAGTTAAGATTAAACAAATTTATATCTCATAACAGTAGTTTCTCAAGAAGAGAAGCAGATGCTTTAATAGCTGAAGGAAAAGTAAAAGTTAATAATAGAGTTATTACAGATTTAGCTACTAAAGTTAAAGTAAGTGATAAAGTTGAAATTGGTAAAAAAATTATCAAAGAAGACAAAGAGAGAATGTACACAGTAATAGTTTACAATAAGCCAAAAGGTGAGTTAGTAACAAAAAGTGATCCACAAGGTAGAAAAACTATTTATGATGGCTTAGAGAGTAAATACAAGCATTTTATGAGTGTAGGGCGACTTGACTACGCAAGTGAAGGACTTTTACTTTTAAGTGATAGTGTAAACGTAGTAAACTCTTTAATGCACTCAAATCTTGAGCGAGTTTATAAAGTAAAAGTAAGTGGTCCAATATCTCCAAAAATTGAAATGGCAATGCAAAGAGGCTTAGAGATAGATGATGCAACAAAAGGTGCATATAAAAAAACAAAGATAAAATCAATGAATTTTGCTCCATTTTTAGCATATGATATTCAAACAAATGGAGAAAAGATTTCTAAACTAAAAGTAGTAATTAGTGAAGGTAAGAATAGAGAACTAAGAAGATTTTTTGGGTATTTTGGACTTGATGTTATGGATTTAAAAAGAGTTGAGTATGGTGGGGTTAGTTTAAATAATCTACCAACTGGAAAATCAAGATTCCTTACTAAAGAAGAGTATAAAAATTTACGAATCTTTTTAAACGAAGAAGATGATAGACTTAGCTAA
- a CDS encoding KpsF/GutQ family sugar-phosphate isomerase, whose translation MNYKELVKEVLLTEAKELEIASSSISFDIENIVNLIIKSKGKLIVTGVGKSGLVGAKIAATLASTGTSSFFLHPTEAMHGDLGMIGKEDIVLAISYSGESEELIQILPHIKRFNIPLIAMAKDENSTLAKYSDYFININVQKEACPLDTAPTSSTTLTMAMGDALAVCLMKKRDFKKEDFASFHPGGSLGKKLFVKLDDLLRKDNLPIVSRETKLKDAIIVMSEGRLGSVIIEDNNKKVIGVLSDGDLRRALMKDGFSIDCNVETIATLNPRTFDDENLLASDALQIIENYKIQLLIITNKNKELKGLLHIHDLIEAGIK comes from the coding sequence ATGAACTATAAAGAGCTAGTAAAAGAAGTTTTACTTACTGAAGCAAAAGAGCTTGAAATTGCTTCAAGCTCTATCTCTTTTGATATTGAAAATATTGTAAATCTTATTATAAAGTCAAAAGGTAAACTTATTGTTACAGGAGTTGGAAAATCTGGACTTGTAGGTGCAAAAATTGCTGCTACTTTAGCGAGTACTGGAACTAGTTCGTTTTTCCTTCATCCAACAGAAGCTATGCATGGTGATTTAGGAATGATTGGAAAAGAGGATATAGTTTTGGCTATTTCATATAGTGGAGAGAGCGAAGAACTTATCCAAATTCTGCCACATATAAAAAGATTTAATATTCCATTAATTGCAATGGCAAAAGATGAAAACTCAACTTTAGCAAAATACTCAGATTATTTTATAAATATTAATGTACAAAAAGAGGCTTGTCCTCTTGATACTGCTCCAACATCATCTACAACATTAACAATGGCAATGGGTGATGCACTTGCTGTTTGTTTGATGAAAAAAAGAGATTTTAAAAAAGAAGATTTCGCATCTTTCCACCCTGGTGGAAGTTTGGGGAAAAAACTATTTGTCAAGTTAGATGACCTTTTAAGAAAAGATAATCTTCCTATTGTTTCACGTGAAACAAAATTAAAAGATGCAATAATTGTTATGAGTGAAGGACGACTAGGTTCAGTAATTATTGAAGATAATAATAAAAAAGTTATTGGTGTTTTAAGTGATGGAGATTTAAGAAGAGCATTAATGAAAGATGGTTTTTCTATAGATTGTAATGTTGAAACTATTGCAACTTTAAACCCACGAACTTTTGATGATGAAAACCTTTTAGCAAGTGATGCTTTACAAATTATTGAGAATTATAAAATTCAACTTCTTATAATTACAAATAAAAATAAAGAGCTTAAAGGCTTATTACATATTCACGACCTAATAGAGGCAGGTATAAAATGA
- a CDS encoding ribonuclease J: protein MEEINKEEISKNNEIKTSETREEVSGTLSPEKREFRPRTPRPPRAQNSEQNQENSNNSEQTQEKRAPFKKKKPNNKPRFINKDMPTTGDGWTNDLKKAYVINEKIHKDRLNPHYKLNLNTNAKLRITPLGGLNEIGGNMMVVETENEAIIVDVGMSFPDGDMHGVDILIPDFTYLREIKDKIVAVIITHGHEDHIGAMPYLFKEMQFPIYGSPLPLEMIGSKFDEHKMREHRALFRAISKRTPIKIGNEFEIEWMHVTHSIIDSSCIAIKTAAGTMIHTGDFKIDHTPYDGFPTDIHRLAHYGEEGVLVMTSDSTNSHSPGFTKTEKAVGPTFERIFSTSTGRVIMSTFSSNIHRVAQAIEKALKHGRKICVIGRSMEKNLDIAMTLGYIKFPKDQFIEAHEINKYTDKEIMIVTTGSQGESMSALYRMAIHEHRHVKIKPEDQIILSAKAIPGNEGSVSEIINHLLKAGAKVAYQDYADIHVSGHAAQEEQKLMLRLVKPKFFLPVHGEYNHALKHGETGVDCGVLERNVYVMADGEQIEVNPKYLKKVKSVKSGKVYIDNQLNHKISDDVVIDRQTMAKEGIVMIVAQINENDRTLATKPKVATFGFISDKQDRFFTNEIEEILNTFLLNAKPGIFKNSRILEDELRKVVRKHCVRKYKKYPMIVPTIFVQ, encoded by the coding sequence ATGGAAGAGATAAATAAAGAAGAAATTTCAAAAAATAATGAAATAAAAACAAGTGAAACAAGAGAAGAGGTATCAGGTACTCTAAGTCCTGAAAAAAGAGAATTCAGACCAAGAACTCCTAGACCTCCTAGAGCTCAGAATTCTGAACAAAATCAAGAAAATAGTAATAATAGTGAACAAACTCAAGAAAAAAGAGCACCTTTTAAGAAGAAAAAACCAAATAATAAACCAAGATTTATAAATAAAGATATGCCTACAACAGGTGATGGTTGGACTAATGATCTTAAAAAAGCTTATGTGATAAATGAAAAAATCCATAAAGATAGATTAAATCCGCACTACAAACTTAATTTAAATACAAATGCTAAGTTAAGAATTACTCCACTTGGTGGATTAAATGAAATTGGTGGAAATATGATGGTTGTTGAGACTGAAAATGAAGCAATCATTGTAGATGTTGGTATGAGTTTTCCAGATGGTGATATGCATGGAGTTGATATTTTAATTCCAGATTTCACATATTTACGTGAAATAAAAGATAAAATTGTTGCAGTTATTATTACTCACGGTCACGAAGATCATATTGGTGCTATGCCATATTTATTCAAAGAGATGCAATTTCCAATTTATGGTTCACCACTTCCTTTAGAGATGATTGGAAGTAAGTTTGATGAACATAAAATGAGAGAACATAGGGCTTTATTTAGAGCTATTTCTAAAAGAACACCAATTAAAATTGGAAATGAATTTGAAATAGAGTGGATGCATGTTACTCACTCAATTATAGATTCATCTTGTATTGCTATTAAAACTGCTGCTGGAACTATGATTCATACAGGAGATTTCAAAATAGATCATACTCCATATGATGGTTTTCCAACAGATATTCATAGACTTGCACATTATGGAGAAGAGGGTGTTTTGGTTATGACTTCTGATTCAACAAACTCTCACTCACCTGGTTTTACAAAAACTGAAAAAGCTGTTGGACCAACTTTTGAAAGAATATTTTCAACATCAACAGGAAGAGTTATTATGAGTACATTCTCTTCAAATATTCATAGAGTTGCACAAGCAATTGAAAAAGCTTTAAAACATGGAAGAAAGATTTGTGTAATTGGTCGTTCTATGGAGAAAAACTTAGATATTGCTATGACTTTAGGATATATAAAATTCCCTAAAGACCAATTTATTGAAGCTCATGAAATAAATAAATATACTGATAAAGAGATTATGATTGTAACAACAGGAAGTCAAGGTGAGTCAATGAGTGCTTTATATAGAATGGCAATTCATGAGCATAGACATGTAAAAATTAAACCTGAAGATCAAATAATTTTATCAGCAAAAGCAATTCCAGGAAATGAAGGAAGTGTGTCAGAGATTATCAATCATCTTTTAAAAGCTGGAGCAAAAGTTGCTTATCAAGACTATGCAGATATCCACGTATCTGGACATGCTGCTCAAGAAGAGCAAAAGTTAATGCTAAGACTTGTTAAACCAAAATTCTTCTTACCAGTTCATGGTGAATATAATCATGCATTAAAACATGGAGAAACTGGAGTTGATTGTGGAGTTTTAGAAAGAAATGTTTATGTTATGGCTGATGGTGAGCAAATTGAAGTAAATCCTAAATATCTTAAAAAAGTAAAAAGTGTAAAAAGTGGAAAAGTTTATATTGATAATCAGTTAAATCATAAGATATCTGATGATGTTGTTATTGATAGACAAACAATGGCAAAAGAGGGTATTGTTATGATAGTTGCTCAAATAAACGAAAATGATAGAACTCTTGCAACAAAACCGAAAGTTGCTACATTTGGATTTATATCTGACAAGCAAGATAGATTTTTTACAAATGAGATAGAAGAAATTTTAAATACTTTCCTTTTAAATGCAAAACCTGGAATATTTAAAAATAGTAGAATTTTAGAAGATGAGCTTAGAAAAGTTGTTAGAAAACATTGTGTAAGAAAATATAAAAAATATCCAATGATTGTTCCAACAATATTTGTGCAATAA
- the rsmA gene encoding 16S rRNA (adenine(1518)-N(6)/adenine(1519)-N(6))-dimethyltransferase RsmA — protein sequence MEKIKAKKEFGQNFLKDSSILDKIIQSMPHNNNHIVEIGPGLGDLTKNLVKYKDVTAYEVDTDLIGILKSKFANEIESKKFTLKHTDVLRAWDELKFLHDGKYDLIANLPYYIATNIILRAFEDELCEHIIVMVQKEVAQKFIAKVNDKEYSSLGIITELISKESKILFDVPSTAFDPMPKVTSSVLYIKKDLSRKIDKDLNRFLKVCFVQPRKKLSKNLSSILEKSKILALYEELDLNDNLRPHEVSSSLYSQMHTKVKNGRDK from the coding sequence ATGGAAAAAATAAAAGCAAAAAAAGAGTTTGGACAAAACTTTTTAAAAGATAGTTCAATATTAGATAAAATCATCCAATCGATGCCCCACAACAATAATCATATTGTAGAAATTGGGCCTGGCTTAGGTGATTTGACTAAAAATTTAGTCAAGTACAAAGATGTGACAGCTTATGAGGTTGATACTGATTTAATCGGTATTTTAAAGTCGAAATTTGCAAATGAAATAGAGAGTAAAAAATTCACACTAAAACATACAGATGTTTTAAGAGCTTGGGATGAGCTGAAATTTTTACATGATGGTAAATATGACTTAATAGCAAACTTACCATACTATATTGCAACAAATATTATATTAAGAGCTTTTGAGGATGAACTTTGTGAACACATTATTGTAATGGTTCAAAAAGAGGTAGCACAAAAGTTTATTGCAAAAGTAAATGATAAAGAGTATTCTTCTTTGGGGATAATTACCGAACTTATCTCTAAAGAGTCAAAAATACTTTTTGATGTTCCTTCTACGGCATTTGACCCAATGCCTAAAGTTACATCTTCTGTTCTTTATATAAAAAAAGATTTATCTAGAAAGATTGATAAAGATTTAAATAGATTTTTGAAAGTTTGTTTCGTACAGCCAAGAAAAAAATTATCAAAAAATCTTAGTTCAATCTTAGAAAAATCTAAAATTTTAGCTCTTTATGAAGAGTTAGATTTAAACGACAACTTAAGACCTCATGAAGTTAGTTCATCTTTGTATAGCCAAATGCATACAAAGGTAAAAAATGGAAGAGATAAATAA
- the hisF gene encoding imidazole glycerol phosphate synthase subunit HisF has translation MNNLTKRIIPCLDVNNGRVVKGVNFVGLKDAGDPVEIAKRYNDEGADELTFLDISASVENRGTIVDIVKSVAKEVFIPLTVGGGIRNLDDIYALLNVGCDKISINSSAVKTPILIDDGAKRFGSQCIVVAIDVKKVSDGSYHVFVKGGREDTGLDAISWAKEVEKRGAGEILLTSMDTDGVKQGFDLDITKAISKIVNIPVIASGGAGKMEHFKDAFEAGADAALAASIFHFKEVDIMDLKRYLQKNNINVRI, from the coding sequence TTGAATAATCTAACAAAAAGAATAATACCATGCCTAGATGTAAACAACGGAAGAGTTGTAAAAGGTGTAAATTTTGTAGGTCTAAAAGATGCTGGAGATCCTGTTGAAATAGCAAAAAGATACAACGATGAAGGTGCAGATGAATTAACATTTTTAGATATTAGTGCAAGTGTAGAAAATAGAGGAACTATTGTAGATATTGTTAAAAGTGTTGCAAAAGAGGTATTTATCCCACTAACTGTTGGTGGAGGAATACGAAATTTAGATGATATTTATGCACTATTAAATGTAGGTTGTGACAAAATCTCTATAAACTCAAGTGCAGTTAAAACTCCAATTTTAATTGATGATGGTGCTAAAAGATTTGGAAGTCAATGTATTGTTGTAGCAATTGATGTTAAAAAAGTATCAGATGGCTCTTACCATGTTTTTGTAAAAGGTGGACGAGAGGATACAGGACTTGATGCAATTTCTTGGGCAAAAGAAGTTGAAAAAAGAGGTGCAGGTGAGATTTTATTAACTTCTATGGATACAGATGGAGTTAAGCAAGGTTTTGATTTAGATATTACAAAAGCGATTTCAAAAATTGTAAATATTCCAGTTATTGCAAGTGGTGGCGCTGGAAAGATGGAACATTTTAAAGATGCTTTTGAAGCTGGAGCAGATGCTGCGCTTGCTGCTTCAATTTTCCACTTTAAAGAGGTTGATATTATGGATTTAAAAAGATATTTACAAAAAAACAATATAAACGTAAGGATATAA
- a CDS encoding SIMPL domain-containing protein has product MKRILATAIFLPILAFSYEINFNKSFSKVVNPDLLTTNINISVEKKDEKSVNIEIEKFNNFLKNTKNLTIKNTNYNLTPKYDYENNKSIFKGFIANTRFLAESKEANEINHFLSNLMALKDSFKSNDIKVNISNLSWEISENLQNKNIDELRVDVLLWIGNYTKELSNKIGKKCEIKNVNINEDFNYPAPKTRMMSSSSDMVNSYESINISPINAEEIIKINTNFILDCK; this is encoded by the coding sequence ATGAAAAGGATATTAGCAACTGCTATATTTTTACCGATTTTAGCTTTTTCTTATGAAATAAATTTTAATAAATCATTTTCTAAAGTTGTAAATCCAGATCTATTAACAACAAACATAAACATAAGTGTTGAAAAAAAAGATGAAAAAAGTGTAAATATTGAAATAGAAAAATTTAATAACTTTTTAAAAAATACAAAAAATCTTACAATAAAAAATACAAATTATAATTTGACTCCAAAATATGATTACGAAAATAATAAATCAATATTTAAAGGATTCATAGCAAATACAAGATTCTTAGCTGAATCAAAAGAAGCTAACGAGATAAACCATTTTTTAAGTAATTTAATGGCTTTAAAAGATAGTTTTAAATCAAATGATATCAAAGTAAATATCTCAAATTTATCTTGGGAAATTAGTGAAAATTTACAAAACAAAAATATTGATGAGCTAAGAGTTGATGTTTTATTATGGATAGGAAATTATACAAAAGAACTTTCAAATAAAATTGGAAAAAAATGTGAAATTAAAAATGTAAATATAAATGAGGATTTTAACTACCCTGCTCCTAAAACTAGAATGATGAGTTCTTCTTCAGATATGGTTAATTCATATGAATCAATAAATATTTCACCAATAAATGCAGAAGAAATTATAAAAATAAATACAAACTTTATACTGGATTGTAAGTGA
- a CDS encoding phosphorylase family protein produces MIVSAGNQETFAFAKSIGVGLVNSAINLTKICLFDRPEFILFIGSAGSYGNHKIFDILESKNSSNIELSFLNNSSYTPIDNAVRIDTNLTKSEVVVNSSNYISTNQTLSKEFLQYNVELENMEFFSVLSVAKEFEIPAFGIFVVTNYTNENAHNDFLQNHKIAMEKLTQHLIDKNIIKIKAEE; encoded by the coding sequence GTGATTGTTAGCGCAGGAAATCAAGAAACTTTTGCGTTTGCTAAATCAATAGGTGTTGGATTAGTAAATAGCGCAATAAATTTAACAAAAATTTGTCTATTTGATAGACCAGAGTTTATTTTATTTATTGGAAGTGCAGGAAGTTATGGAAATCATAAGATATTTGATATTTTAGAGTCAAAAAACTCATCAAATATAGAGTTAAGTTTTTTAAATAATTCATCATATACACCAATAGATAATGCTGTAAGAATAGATACAAATTTAACAAAAAGTGAAGTAGTTGTAAATAGCTCAAATTATATAAGTACAAATCAAACTTTATCAAAAGAGTTTTTACAATACAATGTCGAATTAGAAAATATGGAATTTTTTTCAGTTTTAAGTGTTGCAAAAGAGTTTGAAATACCAGCTTTTGGTATTTTTGTAGTTACAAATTATACAAATGAAAATGCACACAATGATTTTCTACAAAATCATAAAATTGCAATGGAAAAACTAACACAACATTTAATAGATAAAAATATAATTAAAATAAAAGCAGAAGAATAA
- the rlmN gene encoding 23S rRNA (adenine(2503)-C(2))-methyltransferase RlmN: MTKELLSSIYDYTLDELKEKLKPSFRAKQVYNWLYKKYANSYDDMKNLPKDLIEDLKANYPIDILKEVKKEQSSDGSIKYLFKLRDNHTIEAVLLLMKDKKIDEDGQIVRSEKYTVCISSQVGCKVGCSFCLTAKGGFVRNLTVGEYIAQIVHIKRDNNIAENKALNIVYMGMGEPLDNFDNFVKAVEIFSELDGLAISRRRQTVSTSGIASKIKKLGEKDLQIQLAISLHAVDDELRSELIPMNKAYNIASIIDAVKAFPVDTRKKVMFEYLVIKDKNDSLDAAKKLVKLLDGIQAKVNLIYFNPYPGTTYQRPVESDMMKFKDFLNSKSVICTIRESKGLDISAACGQLKEKELNGDS, from the coding sequence ATGACAAAAGAGCTATTATCATCTATATATGATTACACACTAGATGAATTAAAAGAAAAATTAAAACCATCGTTTAGGGCAAAGCAAGTTTATAACTGGCTTTATAAAAAGTATGCAAACTCTTATGATGATATGAAAAATCTTCCAAAAGATTTAATAGAAGATTTAAAAGCAAACTATCCAATTGATATATTAAAAGAAGTGAAAAAAGAGCAAAGTAGTGATGGAAGCATAAAATATCTTTTTAAATTAAGAGATAATCACACTATTGAAGCTGTTTTACTGTTGATGAAAGATAAAAAAATTGATGAAGATGGACAAATTGTAAGAAGTGAAAAGTATACTGTTTGTATTTCAAGTCAAGTTGGATGCAAGGTTGGATGCAGTTTTTGTTTAACTGCAAAAGGTGGATTTGTAAGAAATCTTACAGTTGGAGAGTATATAGCTCAAATTGTTCATATAAAAAGAGATAACAATATAGCTGAAAATAAAGCTTTAAATATTGTTTATATGGGAATGGGTGAACCACTTGATAATTTTGATAACTTTGTAAAAGCTGTTGAGATATTTTCAGAGCTTGATGGCTTGGCAATAAGTAGAAGAAGACAAACTGTTTCAACTTCAGGGATTGCAAGTAAGATTAAGAAACTTGGTGAAAAAGATTTACAAATTCAACTCGCTATTTCTTTACATGCAGTTGATGATGAGCTAAGAAGTGAACTTATTCCTATGAACAAGGCTTATAATATTGCTTCAATTATAGATGCAGTTAAAGCATTTCCAGTAGATACTAGAAAAAAAGTTATGTTTGAGTACTTAGTTATAAAAGATAAAAATGATAGTTTAGATGCGGCTAAAAAACTTGTAAAACTTCTTGATGGTATTCAAGCAAAAGTTAATTTAATATATTTTAATCCATATCCTGGAACAACTTACCAAAGACCAGTAGAGAGTGATATGATGAAATTTAAAGATTTTTTAAATTCAAAAAGTGTTATTTGTACAATTAGAGAATCAAAAGGATTGGATATAAGTGCAGCTTGTGGACAGTTAAAAGAGAAGGAGTTAAATGGAGATTCTTGA
- the gltX gene encoding glutamate--tRNA ligase — translation MTVTRFAPSPTGYLHIGGLRTALYSYLWARKNGGVFRLRIEDTDLARNSDDALKAIIEAFDWVGLSYDGEVEYQSKRTQIYKEYINKLLENGNAYKCYMSKDELDTLRATQEAAKQTPRYDETWRPEDGKILPAIPENVEPVIRIKAPKTGEIRFSDGVKGDMKFDASFVDDFVIARSNGMPTYNFVVTIDDMLMEMTDVIRGDDHLSNTPKQIVIYNALGVKHPNFYHVPMINNPEGKKLSKRDGAMDVMDYKRLGYLPEALLNFLVRLGWSNKDQEIFSMKEMLELFDPKNINKSASAYNAEKLLWLNSEYIKARTNDKLVEELKFFDLDLTNYSRKEEILNLSKQRANTLVELKKSILDIKDAPKEFEEAGVKKFVKEDTNSILKEYLELLEKNKSSFSSSSELENITKPFIEAKGLKFPQLFQPIRIALTGGTQAPSVYDILFILDFAESNARISKALEKNFQNS, via the coding sequence ATGACAGTTACAAGATTTGCACCAAGCCCTACGGGATATTTACATATTGGTGGACTAAGAACAGCGCTTTATAGTTATTTGTGGGCAAGAAAAAATGGTGGAGTTTTTAGACTTAGAATTGAAGATACAGATTTAGCAAGAAATAGTGATGATGCTTTAAAAGCTATAATTGAAGCTTTTGATTGGGTAGGTTTATCTTATGATGGAGAAGTTGAGTATCAATCAAAAAGAACTCAAATATATAAAGAGTATATAAATAAACTTCTTGAAAATGGAAATGCTTATAAATGTTATATGAGTAAAGATGAATTAGACACTTTAAGAGCAACTCAAGAAGCTGCAAAACAAACTCCAAGATATGATGAAACTTGGAGACCTGAAGATGGGAAAATTTTACCAGCTATTCCAGAAAATGTTGAGCCTGTTATTAGAATAAAAGCTCCAAAAACTGGAGAGATTAGATTTAGTGATGGTGTAAAAGGTGATATGAAATTTGATGCTTCTTTTGTTGATGATTTTGTAATAGCTAGATCAAATGGAATGCCTACATATAATTTTGTTGTTACAATTGATGATATGCTTATGGAAATGACAGATGTAATAAGAGGAGATGACCATTTATCAAATACTCCAAAACAGATAGTTATTTATAATGCATTAGGTGTAAAACATCCAAATTTCTATCATGTTCCAATGATAAATAATCCAGAAGGTAAAAAACTATCTAAAAGAGATGGTGCAATGGATGTTATGGATTATAAAAGATTAGGTTATTTGCCAGAAGCTTTATTAAACTTTTTAGTAAGACTTGGTTGGTCAAATAAAGATCAAGAGATATTTAGTATGAAAGAGATGCTAGAACTATTTGACCCAAAAAATATAAATAAATCAGCATCAGCTTATAATGCAGAAAAACTATTATGGCTAAATAGTGAATATATTAAAGCTAGAACAAACGATAAATTAGTAGAAGAGCTGAAATTTTTTGATTTAGATTTAACTAATTATTCTAGAAAAGAAGAGATTTTAAATCTTTCAAAACAAAGAGCAAATACTTTAGTAGAATTAAAAAAATCTATTCTTGATATAAAAGATGCTCCAAAAGAGTTTGAAGAAGCTGGAGTTAAAAAATTTGTAAAAGAAGATACAAATTCTATTTTAAAAGAGTATTTAGAACTTTTAGAAAAAAATAAAAGTAGTTTTTCATCATCTAGTGAACTTGAGAATATTACAAAACCATTTATAGAAGCAAAGGGCTTAAAATTCCCACAATTGTTCCAGCCTATAAGGATTGCATTAACAGGTGGAACACAAGCACCATCTGTTTACGATATTCTTTTTATCTTAGATTTTGCTGAAAGTAATGCAAGAATTTCAAAAGCTTTGGAAAAAAATTTCCAAAACTCTTGA
- a CDS encoding RNA recognition motif domain-containing protein, with translation MNIYVGNLSYKMNDNDLEATFAKFGAVKSAKIIMDKETGRSKGFAFVEMEEASAGNAAIEALNGKETDGRTLRVNEAKPKEDRPRDSRPRRNF, from the coding sequence ATGAACATTTACGTTGGGAATTTATCGTACAAAATGAACGATAATGATTTAGAAGCAACTTTTGCTAAATTTGGTGCAGTTAAAAGTGCAAAAATAATTATGGACAAAGAAACAGGAAGATCTAAAGGTTTTGCTTTTGTTGAAATGGAAGAAGCTAGCGCAGGAAATGCTGCTATTGAAGCTTTAAATGGTAAAGAAACTGATGGTAGAACTTTAAGAGTAAACGAAGCTAAACCAAAAGAAGATAGACCAAGAGACAGCAGACCTAGAAGAAACTTCTAA